GCCCGTTGGGGGCGAACACCACCGACTTGTCGCGGCGGGTGGCGAAGTAGCCCAGCGAGTCGTTCTGGCCGTACTGCTCGAGCAGCCCGCGGATCGCCGACTCGTCCTGGCCGGTGAGGGCATTGTCGGAGCGTTGCGAGAGAAACAGCACGATGGCCGCGATGATCAGGGCCAGCGCCCCGAGCAGCCCGCACAGGGCCTTGAGCCCAAAGTCCGGTTTGCCGGGGAAGAAGTCCGGTTCGAGCAGCCCGAAGCCGACCACCCGGTTCACCACGTAGGGCAGTCGCAACGGGCGTGTCACCGTGCCGGGGAACAGCTCGATGAGCCCCCAGCACAGCAGAATCGCCACTGCCCACCCGGCGATCAGCGTCGCGGCGGACTTGAGCAGCGCTCCGCGCCGTACCTTGGCCCAGAACTCGTCGCGGGCCAACACCAGGACCACGATCGCGACCACATGCAGGGCCAGGCCCGCGACACCGCTGATGACTTGGAAACGGTCGGAGGTGTCCGACACCAGCCGGCTGACGTTCCAGCCGCCGGCGACCACCAGGTTGGCGATCAGCAACCACCAGGCGATGCGCTTGTGCGCGCTGAGCGCGGCGGCCAGCAGGGCCAGTACGAACGCCCAGGCCAGGCTGGTGTCGGGGAAGTTGAACAGGTATTTGTCGATGAACTCCCGAGGCACCCGGATCGCCCACCGGATCACCGGTGACATGCTCGCCAGCAGTGACAATGTGGCGGCGATGCCGACGGCCCAGGCGGCCGCGGAGGGCACCCAGTGCAACCGGGTGTTCGAGCGGCTGCGCGAGCGCGGCACGGGCGGCACTGTCAGGGTCATAGCCCGCGAGAATAAGCAGGAAAACCGCGAAAAGGACGAAAAGGACGTGTGGAATCGCCGGTGGGGATGATCGCGGGGCGGAACAACTGCTGAACAGCTGCTAGACTCCCTAACGCGACCGTCCCGGCGTACGCCAGGACAGCAAGTGGAGTTCCCTCCCACCACTAGTCGAGGAGCAATCCTGGCGGCTCAGTGGTCCGGTCGCAGGCGGTGTGAACCGCCTGCTCTGCGCGATGCGCAGGCGGCTTGATGCTATTCAGGCCGTGATCGGTCGGTATGGGCCCTGCTTCGTGCAGGGCTTTTTTGCTGGTGGGTGGGGTCAGCGCCGCTGCGTCCGGACGAGCACTGCGGCGGCCGCGACCGAAGACTACCCAAGGAGGTCCCATCAGCACTGAGATCCGCGTCAACGAGCGCATTCGTGTACCTGAGGTTCGTTTGATCGGCCCGGGCGGGGAGCAGGTAGGCATAGTGCGCATCGAAGATGCGCTTCGCGTCGCCGCGGATGCCGATCTCGACCTTGTCGAAGTCGCACCGACCGCCAAACCGCCGGTCTGCAAGATCATGGACTACGGCAAGTACAAGTACGAGGCGGCTCAGAAGGAGCGCGAGTCTCGCAAGAACCAGCAGCAGACCGTCGTCAAGGAACAGAAGCTGCGTCCCAAGATCGACGACCACGACTATGCGACGAAGAAGGGCCACGTGGTCCGCTTCCTCGAAGCCGGGGCCAAGGTCAAGGTGACGATCATGTTCCGCGGCCGTGAGCAGTCCCGGCCCGAGCTCGGCTACCGCCTGCTGCAGCGGCTAGGCGCCGACGTTGCCGAGTACGGCTTCGTTGAGACCTCCGCCAAGCAAGACGGACGCAACATGACGATGGTGCTGGCACCGCACCGCGGCGCGAAAACCCGTGCCAAGGCTGCCGAGGACGCTGGTGGAGGCGCTCACCCCGCACCCGCCACCGCTCCCGCCCCCGCGGCGGACGCGGCCGAGCCGCAGCCCGAGAACTGAAAACCCGACACCAGAACTGAGGAAACATGCCTAAGGCGAAAACCCACAGCGGCGCTTCGAAGCGGTTCCGTCGCACCGGAACCGGCAAGATCGTGCGGCAGAAGGCCAATGCCCGCCACCTGCTCGAGCACAAGCCGAGCACTCGCATGCGCCGGTTGGCCGGCCGCGCCGACGTGGCTGCCAGCGACACCAAGCGCGTCAACGCGATGCTGAACGGCTAATTGCCGCTTTCTCCGCATCGCAATTCCCCTTACGCCCAACGAGAGTAGGAACACCCCATGGCACGCGTGAAGCGCGCAGTCAACGCCCAGAAGAAGCGCC
The window above is part of the Mycolicibacter sp. MU0102 genome. Proteins encoded here:
- the rpmI gene encoding 50S ribosomal protein L35, with the protein product MPKAKTHSGASKRFRRTGTGKIVRQKANARHLLEHKPSTRMRRLAGRADVAASDTKRVNAMLNG
- the infC gene encoding translation initiation factor IF-3, whose translation is MRRPRPKTTQGGPISTEIRVNERIRVPEVRLIGPGGEQVGIVRIEDALRVAADADLDLVEVAPTAKPPVCKIMDYGKYKYEAAQKERESRKNQQQTVVKEQKLRPKIDDHDYATKKGHVVRFLEAGAKVKVTIMFRGREQSRPELGYRLLQRLGADVAEYGFVETSAKQDGRNMTMVLAPHRGAKTRAKAAEDAGGGAHPAPATAPAPAADAAEPQPEN